In the Alligator mississippiensis isolate rAllMis1 chromosome 7, rAllMis1, whole genome shotgun sequence genome, one interval contains:
- the LOC102561335 gene encoding olfactory receptor 5AP2: MANTESGNQTVVTEFILLGFGNLPELHVPLFLLFLLIYIVTMAGNVLIIMLVVADHHLHTPMYFFLGNLSCLETCYSSTILPKMLSDLLNNKTISFFGCFLKFYTFGYLACTECVLLSVMSYDRYLAICDPLHYAAAMNSRICARLASSSWITSFLVLSIIASLMSTLTFCGPNEVDHFFCDLTPLLQLSCTDTHMVRLAIFAFSSLGSLPPFLLTVASYACIIAAILRIPSTTGRQKAFSTCSSHLIVVTVFFGTIIAVYLTPTVDTWRVLNKVLSVFYTALTPMINPLIYSLRNREVKEALGRAFSHWGAFRRTQDAAVVFKRYSC, translated from the coding sequence ATGGCAAACACCGAAAGCGGAAACCAAACCGTCGTCACAGAATTCATCCTCCTTGGATTTGGGAATCTACCAGAACTGCACGTTCCgctcttcctgctgtttctccTGATCTACATTGTGACCATGGCTGGGAACGTCCTCATCATCATGCTGGTTGTGGCTGATCACCACCTGCACACCcctatgtacttcttcctggggaaCTTGTCCTGCCTGGAGACCTGCTACAGCTCCACCATCCTGCCCAAAATGCTTTCAGATCTCCTGAATAACAAAACCATTTCTTTCTTTGGCTGCTTCCTTAAGTTTTATACCTTTGGTTACCTTGCCTGTACTGAGTGTGTCCTCTTGTCAGTCATGTCCTATGACCGGTACTTAGCAATATGTGACCCCCTGCATTATGCAGCTGCAATGAACTCAAGGATCTGTGCTAGGTTAGCTTCAAGTTCTTGGATAACCAGCTTCCTGGTTCTCAGCATTATAGCAAGCTTAATGTCAACGCTGACTTTCTGTGGCCCCAATGAAGTtgaccatttcttctgtgatctGACACCCCTGCTACAACTCTCCTGTACAGACACCCACATGGTCCGACTAGCAATTTTTGCCTTTTCTTCTTTAGGATCATTGCCACCATTTTTACTGACTGTAGCATCCTATGCTTGTATCATTGCCGCCATCCTGAGAATCCCATCTACCACTGGGAGGCAAAAGGCATtttccacctgctcctcccacctcatTGTGGTAACTGTCTTCTTTGGGACCATAATTGCTGTGTATCTCACCCCAACAGTGGATACTTGGAGAGTCCTGAACAAAGTTCTCTCTGTCTTCTACACTGCCCTCACCCCAATGATCAACCccctcatctacagcctgagaaacagggagGTGAAGGAGGCCCTGGGCAGGGCTTTTAGTCATTGGGGGGCTTTCAGAAGGACTCAGGATGCTGCAGTTGTATTTAAGAGATATTCATGCTGA